One genomic window of Phoenix dactylifera cultivar Barhee BC4 chromosome 6, palm_55x_up_171113_PBpolish2nd_filt_p, whole genome shotgun sequence includes the following:
- the LOC120111191 gene encoding uncharacterized protein LOC120111191, producing MAPPCPVPISQVPGRREAPNSDQGGRTSADLALARPTSTTQRSGQPSTRPQFPSSEPGNSQEATGSAAPRPAEAGLAGPSGPQERVPYAPGWAVFEGDSALDNVQVAREVLRVALLPADQAKIRSMNYGEFMDSAICSSIRRLHETETMIHIIQDYRDRARRHQRGREEAETKFLASEAEQKVLQAKLGAAEDKVRTLVAELEEEKGAHSLTRSEVRAAEARRTEAESSLAIREQEVGEARIKGFKDFRNQLRRLLPDFDLSLLQPGAGVENPEAEAEVEVPTSGGTDQEGQAEEGEIVLEVTEAAPKAIVGASAAEEPAVPEVAGPEPFV from the exons ATGGCACCTCCGTGTCCGGTGCCGATTTCGCAAGTCCCTGGTCGGCGGGAAGCTCCAAATTCCGACCAGGGAGGGAGGACCTCAGCAGATCTGGCGCTCGCACGCCCCACCTCTACCACGCAGCGGTCCGGTCAGCCGTCTACTCGACCCCAATTCCCCAGCTCTGAGCCGGGGAATAGCCAAGAAGCAACGGGGTCGGCCGCACCCAGGCCAGCTGAGGCCGGTCTGGCGGGTCCTTCGGGTCCTCAGGAGCGGGTGCCTTACGCTCCTGGATGGGCTGTtttcgagggcgactcggccctcgataatgtacaagtggcgcgcgaagttcttcgggtcgcgctgctcccggccgaccaggccaaaaTTCGGTCCATGAACTACGGCGAGTTCATGGACTCCGCTATTTGCTCTTCCATCCGA CGCCTCCACGAGACCGAGACGATGATTCACATCATCCAGGACTATCGGGACCGGGCCCGAAGGCATCAAAGGGGGCGCGAGGAGGCCGAAACAAAGTTCCTCGCGTCTGAGGCCGAGCAGAAAGTGCTTCAAGCGAAGCTAGGGGCGGCCGAAGACAAGGTTCGGACTCTGGTCGCCGAacttgaagaggagaagggcgcgcactctTTGACTAGGTCCGAAGTGCGCGCCGCGGAGGCCCGCCGGACGGAGGCCGAATCGTCGCTCGCTatacgcgagcaggaggtgggggaggctCGAATAAAG ggcttcaaggacttccgcaATCAGTTGCGGCGGCTTCTCCCAGATTTCGACCTTAGCCTGCTTCAACCAGGCGCTGGGGTCGAAAACCCAGAAGCGGAGGCGGAGGTAGAGGTTCCAACCTCTGGCGGGACTGACCAGGAGGGTCAAGCTGAAGAAGGCGAGATCGTTCTCGAGGTCACCGAGGCAGCTCCTAAAGCCATCGTGGGGGCCTCGGCCGCAGAAGAGCCAGCTGTTCCTGAAGTCGCCGGGCCTGAGCCCTTTGTGTAG